The Longimicrobium sp. genome window below encodes:
- a CDS encoding WD40 repeat domain-containing protein, with protein MKCSRALVVPPFLGVLWTSSVVGQQVQQFALAAPVNMVAYSRDGARIAAALEDGRLVLLDPSGGQVLKTIRPNQGAVNSVTFSPDNRILATGGEDGEVVLWDAATLVESRRLRGHQGAVYRITFSPDGRLLASGGQDKTVRIWDIATGTQRNNFTGHPGPVVSVAFSPDGRVLASSSLRASLRAGKTLILHDVASGRTLMELTPHKYRGFGRNETVYMASYSPDGKEFATASDNREIILWDNQVSDTLHLLEAHQKAVMALAFSPDGRLLASGGLDNRTLIWSTESGLLETELPIAQDWILSVSFSPDGRRLAASSKDGTVRVWDLSATLARLAHSVDEPDRGSGAVVSERSTGRTVLFILNPSNVSGDELWVNPFVVFERGNFISPLDGFIPKGGFNYQSGDSREASRRLLQTYFPSRESVAVVQGGVRIGAAVLNPVDYEGKDLFDGCFGGYGVTARGRFSVPPHARSFIGVRGARAFPEGRSARRIATISERTSFLRAARDVLQARGAPPTILRSLTVVTDAGDDVQVVDLDRDGSLELVGSVAVHSGGVQHNLFLIVKAGAGAVRPALVSYHRSEFPADGNRSHETERFVDHIDIDGDGADEIIVTKEQYEGMYYVIFKRNGTEWGIVYRGGGGGC; from the coding sequence ATGAAGTGTTCGCGCGCGTTGGTTGTGCCGCCGTTCCTCGGCGTGCTCTGGACTTCGAGCGTAGTCGGCCAGCAGGTGCAGCAGTTCGCTCTTGCCGCCCCGGTAAACATGGTGGCGTACTCCAGGGACGGAGCACGAATTGCTGCTGCCTTGGAAGACGGCCGTTTAGTGCTCTTGGACCCGTCGGGCGGGCAGGTGCTGAAGACAATCCGGCCGAATCAGGGCGCGGTAAACTCTGTCACATTCTCTCCTGATAACAGGATACTCGCAACCGGAGGCGAGGACGGCGAAGTCGTGCTGTGGGACGCGGCAACGCTGGTCGAAAGCCGCCGCCTCCGCGGACATCAAGGAGCGGTCTACCGCATCACCTTTTCGCCGGATGGGCGGTTGCTCGCGAGCGGCGGGCAGGATAAGACCGTGCGGATATGGGACATTGCGACCGGGACGCAACGGAACAACTTCACCGGCCACCCCGGTCCGGTGGTTTCAGTAGCGTTCTCTCCCGACGGTCGTGTGCTCGCCAGCTCCAGCCTGCGCGCAAGCCTCCGTGCAGGGAAGACGCTGATCCTCCACGACGTGGCCAGCGGTCGGACGCTGATGGAACTAACGCCGCATAAGTACCGCGGCTTCGGAAGAAACGAAACCGTCTACATGGCCTCTTACTCACCTGACGGGAAGGAGTTCGCGACCGCCAGCGACAACCGCGAGATTATTCTGTGGGACAATCAAGTGAGTGACACCCTCCACCTTTTGGAGGCGCACCAGAAGGCAGTGATGGCCTTGGCATTCTCCCCGGACGGGCGGCTGCTCGCGTCTGGCGGCCTCGACAACCGCACGCTCATCTGGAGCACGGAAAGCGGACTGTTGGAAACCGAACTGCCCATTGCACAGGACTGGATACTCTCGGTTTCCTTCTCGCCGGATGGCCGGAGGTTAGCCGCTTCCAGTAAGGACGGGACTGTGCGGGTATGGGACCTCTCAGCCACGCTAGCGCGGCTCGCCCACTCAGTGGACGAGCCCGACCGCGGGTCGGGCGCTGTCGTCAGCGAACGCTCCACGGGGCGAACTGTACTGTTCATCCTGAACCCGTCGAATGTCAGCGGCGACGAACTGTGGGTGAACCCCTTTGTTGTCTTCGAAAGGGGAAATTTTATCTCGCCGTTAGACGGGTTCATCCCCAAGGGCGGTTTCAATTACCAATCCGGCGATTCAAGGGAGGCCTCCCGCCGCTTGCTGCAGACCTATTTCCCTTCGCGCGAGAGCGTGGCAGTGGTTCAAGGGGGGGTCCGCATCGGGGCCGCCGTCCTGAACCCGGTCGACTACGAGGGGAAAGATCTGTTTGACGGCTGTTTCGGGGGGTACGGCGTAACTGCGCGCGGCAGGTTCTCCGTGCCGCCGCACGCCCGGAGCTTTATTGGTGTGAGGGGAGCACGAGCTTTTCCAGAAGGTCGTAGCGCCCGTCGCATCGCCACGATTTCGGAAAGGACCTCGTTCCTGCGTGCCGCTCGTGACGTCCTGCAGGCACGCGGCGCGCCGCCGACTATCCTACGTTCCCTGACGGTTGTCACGGATGCGGGCGATGACGTCCAGGTTGTCGACCTCGATCGCGATGGCTCGCTCGAACTCGTGGGAAGCGTTGCGGTCCACAGTGGGGGGGTCCAGCACAACCTCTTCTTGATTGTGAAAGCGGGCGCAGGGGCTGTCCGTCCGGCTCTGGTGAGCTATCACCGTTCTGAATTTCCTGCCGACGGAAACCGAAGTCACGAGACGGAGCGATTTGTAGATCACATCGACATAGATGGTGACGGCGCAGACGAGATTATCGTGACAAAGGAGCAATATGAAGGGATGTACTACGTGATCTTCAAACGAAACGGCACCGAATGGGGAATCGTCTACCGCGGCGGCGGCGGCGGGTGCTGA